The genomic segment GTCATCGACGTTGGCCACGCACGGCCAGCGCGCGGATCTATGCCCACGTTTGCGATCGCAATTTCACCAGGCCAGGAGATCCGCAGCTCTTGATTGCCTGCTGCGCCGCTATCCCGAAGTGCTTCCCACGCGTTGTGACACCGTCGCCAACCTCTCCATATGCAACACGCCGGCTCTCAACAGACTCGCCAACTCACGCGAAAAGCATTACTCACACTTGTCGCAGACATGTGACCATCGACAACACGACAAGAATAGTAATGCCTCGAGGCAGCGCCACGCGGGCGGGCGTTACTCGTTGCCTGCAGTACGAGATGAAGTGCTGCAGGCCGCCGAACGATGAGTTACAGCATCGCCTCTGCTGATGACGACGCTGCGTGAAGACCGTCCGAGAGACATCGCAGGCGGCAGATTGAGTGGTCATACGTGTCAGGAACATTCATCACCTGTTGTCAGACGTGATATCAGGCAGCGTCTATACATGGCGAAAAGCCACCCAAATAGCTGCTACGATTAGAGTCTTGAACACATAAGTGGTACAGGGAATCGCGAAAGTCATGCTCAAAGCCGAGCTAGTCCTCTCTTCGATCTGTGAGAAGTTACATCTAGTCGCTATCTTCGTCCGAATCGCCCTCAGCATCAGCACCCAGGCCAGCATCCGCCATATCTTCTGTTGCATCGTCCACTCCGTCACTCGCTTTCCCGTCCAACACAAACGCGCCTAAACAAGTCATGCGATCACCAGTCTCGTGGGTAGCCACCAATCGTCCAACTTGCTTCGTTGCACCCTTGGCCTCACTTGAGATTTCGTCCGCGCTCGCTGTCCATAGACGTATAGCACCGTCGCTGCCAGCAGTAACGAACAAAATGGGCGCATTCGTCCCAGGAAGGTTGAGTGCTTCGAAGTCCTTGATCCGCCCAGAAACGCCAGCTGCTTCCCCTCCTAGCTGAGCCACGCACTTGAGTTGAGGCAATTTGCTTGCCTCTGCAGAGTCTTCTGCAGAAGCGATGTTGTAGAGCAATATTCTCCCATCCTCTGTGGACAGTGCCAGCACATTGCTCCCGCCTTGCGTGGTCACAAATCTCATCTGATGCAGCTTCGTCGGCCGGTCTGGCTTGATAATCGCTTTCGGTTTTGAGTCCACTCCAAAGACGGCCGCCCCACGCTCAAATCCGACAATGTAGTTTTCGCCTGCCTCGTCCCATAAGATTCTCCTCCCCTCGCCACTGCTGAATTTGCTTTCTCCGACCTGCTTGAGAAGGTCGATGTCAAAGTTCAGCACACCAGCTTTCTTTCCTGTTGTCAAATTCCACAGCCGCAAACACTTCTCGCCCCTGCCTACGCTCAACATAAGTTTCTGGCTCGGATGTATCGCAAAGTCGTTGACTCCAGCAGGTATCTCGCCTGGCGCAGCCGTGTCTCCGGATGGCCGTCCCTGAGGTTTAGGTACCGGTGCCTTCATAGAACCCAGCATCGTCCAGTCGCGTGTCCGTGATATCGCAATCGTGGAATCTTCTGCAGCACTGAACAGCTTCGACTTGATGGGAAAGTGCAAGCGTGTAATTGCTCGGTCATGGTGAATCAAGCTTCCCAGGTTTTTGTTGCGAGGGTTCTCAGCAGCTGCAACTCCAGACAGAGATGGTAAATTTGGCTTTGCTccaggtggcggaggtgctGTCGATAAGCTGTAAACATTAATGCGCTCGTCCGAGGAGCCAGTGGCTAAGAGTCGTTTATCCGCATCCTCTGAAGGCGAGATGGCCAGACATCGAATGGCTGAGGCGTGGGCTGCGAAAAGGAAAGTGTCTGAGAATGTGACTTTCTCGTCTTGCTTCGCAGGTCCGAGACTTGTTCGAGGTATGCGCGCCTGGAGCCCGTGGAGCACGCGCTCGTACGATCCGGTGACGATTTGGACGTGCAAGTCGTCCGTATGATTCTCTTTACTGCTATTAGATTTGTTCGCGGCAGGAGCTTTCTCGATGCTGCTTTTCTGAGATTTGGCTGCGGAAGTTTTGGTCGCGGGTGGAGGCGACAGCGCTGCCTTCTTCACCGGCTTCTGCTTGCCAGTCGCCTCTTCACGCTTCCGCTTCCCACTGACCGCAGCCATATTTGTACTCTGGGAATTGCGTGGAAGCTTGTGGTGTCGTCGCTCGAGAAAAAAGTTCAGGACGCGGCAAGCTAAGGCCGACGGGAGTCCTCAGGCACGTTCAGTTTATCATCTGGGGAAGCAGGCCGCAAGAGCAAGCATCGTCGCATCACCACCCAGCAGAAGCGTCGCGGTCTCACGAACAGATAATCCTCCACCACGCCGAACCCGACGCCCACAATTCTCGCCCGTCGTCCCCCAGCAGCACGTCGCTCGTCTGTTGTTCGTTGCTGAATGACAGATGCAGCGCACTGGAAGGCGACGAGTTCATGTCATCGGTCGAGTCGCTTCGCCATGCTGCACTCACGGCGAAACAGGACCAGTTGGTGAGCACAATTGCCCATCTTCGCACCGCACGCTCTTCGCGACATTTTGCACCGCTGGTGCAATTTGTTTGGCGAATTTGCGATGCGAAGTGGTCGAGTTGTGATGCTAACCTGCTGCACAGAAGTCGCTCGCATCGTCGCATTCTGCGGAGCTACGCGCGCTGCTGGCCGTCTACAACACCATCAACGATAACACCAGCCTCAACTCGTTGGTGAACGCGAAATTCGGTGCAGACAGCGTCACCGAAGATGAAGCAGTCTTTCTGCGTGATCATGACTTATCCAGGTGTGTGTCACTTGATAGTGCCCTCGCCACTGGCTAACATGTGAAAGCGGCCGCACTTTCGACGCGACATTGCTAGCCATTCGACCTCCACCTGCTTCTACGCCACAACAACAGCCTTCTGACGCGTCAATATCTGTATCAAAACTCGAAAGTACGCCCGCTGGATTCTCTGGGCCTCGCGATGGAACTCCGAGCGCGGCCGCGGCGCCGAAACAAGGCATTGTAACCGCGAAAGCAGATGAAACCGCGATTTCCATTCCAGAGGTCGCGTCCACAGTACACGAACCCCTCCCGGCTTTGAACAAGGCCAGTGCTTACCCATCTCCGTCAATCCAGGCCACACGGGAAGCGTCTCCCACAGCAGCGGTCGCCCAGCCAGTCGATGTCGCTGCTCCACTACCCGTGGAAGATGCTCAACTCTCAGCATCGACGAAGCAACTCCTAGACCAACAGCGACCGGCATCGCCTGCGAAGACTGTGCATCTTCCGCCGCAAGAGGTCCAGGAAGAGGGCCTACGGGAGCGCGAGGCGGCTGAAGCACAACGCAAGTTGGAGCCCGAAGTGAAGTCCACCCAGCGTCTTCATGCTCCGAATGCAGAAGCTGCTTCCTCTCCGTCCTCCACGGTAGGAGCTCACTCTGCTGCTACGCCCCAAGCTCCCCAGGAATCGCCAGATACGTCGCCAGACTCGGAGCTTGCAGTGGAAGTGCCCAAAGATCTCCAGCCGACGCCAGAGCAGATACGAGAGAAGGAAGAACACGATCGCGTATTGGAAGCACAGAAAGAGATTGCGAGGCAAGAAGCGCTTGGCGATGTATCAACGCCTGATGATCAGTTGAAATGGGAGGAACGTGCGGCAGCTGCAAGGGAAGCAACGGAACGTGCTTCGCGTGAGGATGTCGGCGGTCCAGAGCCTGACGTGAAGGACTCCGCACGTCAGACGGAGGCTGAAGAGGCGGTTGGTGAAGTGGAAATGGATCAACCTGAAGAGCCAGTCGAGGGACCTTCAGTCAAGGATGCGAAACCAGCTCTGGAAGATGTTGACGAAGAGGCAGCCTCCAGGACCAACATGCAAGACGATGGGGACAACATTACCGTCTCCACACGCGATAGACCTCAACTCTCGGTTGACACAGCCAAGCAGCATCCACCTGTCGAACCGGAAGAATCGACTCCCGCGGTGACCCCAGCTCCTCCTCGAATGACTACCAGAGTCTCGTCTGGGGCGATGCGACAAAAGTCGGTTTCCGAAATCTTGGGCCAGGATCGAGCGCACTCGCAGTCTGCTGATAACACACCGGCCTCTCGCAAAGACCTGCACTCTCCAGCGGCCGTCTCACCGCTCACGCAGCGCCACCAACATGATAACAGTGGAACATTACGGCGGGACTCAACACTGACACAAAGCACTCGTCCACCGCGCCTACTCGCACAGTATCGGCAGCCAGACGACATCGATTCAGCTATTGATCAACTTGAGAGGTTGAAAGGTGCCGCAGATGACCCCGACAAGGACTATCTGGAGCCTCTCTTCAGGATCCAGGCACACGAATCACCAAACTCGAGAACTAGGACTTTGCCTGAGCTCATCAAGATGGTGCCGAAAGCGCTGTCCACCGATGATCACTTCATTTCTCTGCATGAGCGACTGGACTTTCGCATGCTTAGACGCATTTACCAGCTTCAGAATGCAAACAAATGGTCGCTTCGACAaatggagaagcagaaagagcctCCGCAGCCATTCACTCATCACGACCACATGATGGAAGAAATGAGATGGATGCGAAAAGACTTCCGGGCAGAGCGGCAAATGAAGAAAAGTGTCTGTGCTTGGTTAGCTCAGAGGTGCGCGGACTGGTGCCATGCAGATGCGGAGGAGCGAACCAAGATGCAAGTaaaggtgaagaagacagATGAGGGCACAGAATCTGTTCCTGATCTTGACGGCGGGGAGTCCGCTCGCGAGGACGACCTTGATCCACCCACTCCACGAGAAGGCTCACCCATTCCCACAACCGTAGTGGTTCCCCCAGAGCTGAAGGGCACAATCGACCGCCTTGATAAATCCGGAAAGCTTTCAAAGGCTCTTGCTACACTGCCTCACGCTGGTCTACTGGATCTTGCGGGCAGGCATCCTAATCAATCCTACACAGCGGTCTCCAAGTTTGTTGAAGGGCGAGTGCTTCCGACTGTGAGCCGCCCGTCTCTAAAACGAAGTCGCTACGAgtatgatgatgaggatgagtttCTTGACGCCCAGCCGAAAAGCAAGAGACTCCGCGAGAATGCTCGATCTGATCCCGAGGGGTCTGATTGCGCTCTTTTCGATCCCGTCAACAAGCCTATTCGGGATCGGCTGCATTCGAACAATGCTTTCAGACCTCCATCTGAATTCTTGATGCCGAACACTCAATTTTACGAATATCGTGCCGGTTCTCAATGGATTTGGGAGGACGATCAAAAGCTTAGAAAGCTGGCAAAGGACTACTCGTTCAACTGGTCACTCATCGCCGACGAAATGAGCTTGAGCACGCGATACAAGAGCTCTGCAGAGCGACGCACCCCTTGGGAATGCTTTGAACGATGGGTCGACCTGGAATCCTTACCTGCGGATATGCGCAAGACGGTGTACTTCAAGACATGGTATGCCAGGCTGGAACAAGCGCAGCAGGCTTCGGAACGACGCTATCAGCAACAGGTGCAGGCCATTCAGCAGCAAGCTGCCCAGAACGGTGCGCCATCTCATGTGCCCATGCGACGTAAGACGACGCCCACGCGGGTGGAGAAACGACGCTCAACGCGATACTTGTGGATGGTGGAAGGCTTCCGTAAACTGGCTAAGAAGCGTGAGCAGGCGGCCTGGAAGCAAGCTGAAACAGCTCGTGCCGCCGCTCAACGAAAGACTCAAGCTGACGCCAACCCGCCAGTCcgctcgatgaagatgacgccGCAGGAGTTCAGCAAGAAGCGTGCAGAGAGGGATGCGGCGATGCTTGAGCAAGCGCGGCAACACCGTGCCAAGATCATTGAGGCTCAAAGACAACAGCTTGCGGCTGCACGCGCAGCtcagcagatgcagatggcTGGTGGCCCGCAAGCacaagctgctgcaggaCAGCAACGCCCGCCTGGCGCTAACATGCCTGCGCAACAAGCTCAGATGCAGGTCAATGGACAACAAGTCCCTAATGTTAATGCACAGATGGCGGCGTCGCAGCAAGGCAGAGCGAACTTGCAGATGGCGCAGAGGAACGGTCACCTCGCCCCTCCGCACGTGAACGGCCAGGGCATACCGCAAGCACAGATGCAGGCACGAGCTCCTCAAATGGCACAGCACGCTAATTTGCAGGCACAGCCACACCCTCAGCAGATGAGAAACCCACAATACGCTGGTCAGCAATACCCGGTAGCGAATGGCAATACCGTTCCGACACAACAAGTAAGTGCTCACACGACAACGCAACAACAGCTTCAAGAAAACCAGGCTCTTCTGGCGGCTTTCCAGcgatcgcagcagcagcagcagcaaggcaaCTCGACTCACAATGGAAATCAGCAGATGAATGGCTCCCCCAGCATGCCTCCTCCCCCAACACCGCAAACTGCACCACAGAAGCTCTCCTCCGGCCATACACCCCAAATCTTCGCCATACAAAACCAGCTGCGAGCGGCAAATCCGTCATTGTCGGATGAGCAAATCCAAGCGTTGGCGATACAGCAGCTCTCCAAGCAGACAGGTCAGCAGTCTAGCAATCAAGCCCGGCAGAACGCCATGAACGCCGCTTCGGGCATGGCCAACCAGGGCCAGGCAGGTGTACCCTCGCAGGCATACCAGCAGAAGCAGGGTCAATACGTGCAGCGTCCCGTTGCCAATGGCGTGAACGGAATGTACTCTCAGGTGAACGGAGCAGCAAATACCCAGCAACAAACCGGTGCGGCTATGAGCTCACAAGGGAACACCAATTCCTCTCAAGCACAGGAAGATTATCGTGCACAGCTCATGCGCAATCAGCAGTTGCAAATGCCGCAGATGCGACAGATGCAAAGCCCGAATGCGAACCACGCACAATTGTACAGCAGTCCCGTCGCTAACAACGCCAGTCCGCACATGGCTGCGACGTCTCCGGGGCAGTCGCCGTACCAGAATGTCAATCAAATGTCGCAGGTGGCAGGCGCCAACGGACAGCGACCAGTATCGCGTTCCAACACGCCACAAATGCAGAGACTGAGCTCGTCGGGAAGCGTCAATACCGTGGGCAATAATGGAGGAATGCAGAGTCCGGGCGCGTTGAGTATGCCTCAGAACAGCCCTCGAAGTCTGCCTGCATCAATGGCGCAGTAGGAGGACGGACGTGGTGGGGGGGTTCGCCCGGGCGATGGATGAACGCGTTCTGGGCCTCGAGCATGAAGAGGGTTGTCTGTCTCTGAGTTGTACACGTTTTGTGGGCCGTTACCGCTGGGTACGGCGATCCACTGTTGAAGAGGAAAATGGGCCGAGAAAGTTGCAGGTTGCATGTGGCGGAGATGCACTGCTAGGCCAACCAAGTAGATTCATCACCTCAGCTTCTCTGGACTCTTAATTGAGTTTCAATGAAAACATATTCAACATTGTAACTTCGTGTGCCTTCCTCTTTTTCCCGCATCAGGTGGTTGTGAGTTTCTGTCGTCGGGTCCCCTCGCTCTTCGTTGGGAATTTGGGAAACCGGGCGAGTAGTGATGGCTTTTATGCTGCGCTGACTCTCGTCTCTCCTGGCCGCAACCAGACCAGCACGCGAGTGGGATTTTAGAGGCGTCGCCTTCGATTCCTAATGTAGAGGAGAGTATCGTCGTGCGTGCTCATCGTTCTTACGGACTTCTTGAGACCGGGTATCAAAGAAAGTGTGGCTGTGTGCCAGTTTCCCGGAAGGTCGAGCTGCGAATTTCATCTGGGGACAAATTCAGAAGAGATCGAATTGTGCATGCTGTGCTTACATAAACACGATATAACTTGCTAGATGTTATGATGGAGCTAGCATGAGTCCATTAGAGTGTTCATTTGGCCGATTCGACTATCACGTCGTCGCCGGCGGTAGTCTACCCTAAGGAGCCTGTAACCCTAAGAAAGGTATGGAATGCACAAATTTTTGTGCAAAGTCACAAAGTCACTGCACTAAGGTATCACCAACGTTCATTCAAGCACATCAGCCGTATGTGCTAGTTCTGCACTCATTCAATCCCAAACCAACTCCACCTTCTTCCCCACAATCTTCGCATTAAACCACTCCACCACCTCAATCTTTCCCCTCACCACCCTCGCCCCTCTTAAAACCCCCTCCTTCACAGCCGCCCTCGCCGTCAAAAGTAATTCCGTCATAGCCAAATTCCTCGCAATACATTGTCGCGCTCCAATATTAAAAGGAATCCAATCTCGTAGCATTTCTTTCGTAGGATCCAGCCAGCGATCAGGATTGAAAGTATGCGGATCGGGAAAGACAGAAGGATTGAAATGTAGAGTCCAAGGTTGTAGACCGACTTGTGTTCCACTCGGGAGGTGGTAAGTTTTGGATGTGGAAGGGGAAGTGTAAGTCCAGCCTGAAGGTGGGACGATGCGGGGGAAACGTGTTGGGTTTGCCATGGAGAGGCGGAGGGTTTCTTTTATGGTTGCGTTGAGGTAGGGGAGGGTGGAGGGGTCGGTGGTTGAGGCTTCGTGGAGTTCTTGGTGGAGTTTTTGGAGGACGGAGGGGTGGTTTGTGAGGTTccagaggaggagggcgaggttTGTGCCTGTTGTGTTTGTGCCGGCGAAGATTACGTCTTGCATTTGGATGTTGGTTTCTTCGGGGGTGATGCCGGAGTTTAGGAGGCGGGTTTGGTAGAGGTTTTCGAATGGGGGGTTGTGGGTTAGGGGTTTGGTGAAGGTGTCGACCTTTTCGATGCTTTCGTTCTCTTCAGGGGATGGAGGGAAGAGTTTTTGGCAGATGGTGAAGACGTGGCCGAAGAGGTAGTTTGGTAGGTAGAAGAAGCGTCCAAATGATACGACCGAGTCAACGAACATGGAAGCGGAGAGTCTTGAAGTCTTCTCGTTGCAGCCATCGTAAGACTTGCCGAACAAGTACGAAGTGACAGCATCTAGTGCCAGGCCACGAGTGAGGTTGAGCACATCGACAGGATGCGAGTTTCCGGTCTCCTTCGCTCGCGAGCGTGCTTTTGCGACTTCACTTTGAAGGCGTTTCACGAATTGGTCAATGCAACCCTCGATCGTGTCAACATTCGATCGTATGGCTGCCGTGCTGAACATGGGCACGACTGCCTTGCTCCTCTTGGCGCGATGGGCTGGATCGCGAGCGCTGAAGATAGTCTGATGCccctcgaagtcgaagttcgCGTACGCCGGTGATTTGAGAAACCCGCCCTTCTCGGAGTAGATTGGGCCCAGCGCCTCTCCTTCAGAAAACACAACCTCATTTGGTGCTATTCTGACCACAGGTCCGTATTTTGCGTGAAGTGAGTCGATTTGGCGACATTCGTCTCCCAAGTAGGAGTGTATCCAAACCCATAAACTTGTGAGTCGACATATGAGTGGTCCAGGGACGTGTGAGAGTGGATCGAAATATGTTCTGTAGGCGATGTAAGATATGGCTGTGATGAGAGACGCGTACAGTGCGAGAGTGGCAAGCGGTGAGTCTTGACCAAGCGCGTCTGCGACTGCCATCGTAATGGACTCCAGGCTACATGTATTTCCTGTGAAAGGGAAAAACTGCTGACAATGGGTTTAGTGGTGAAGTTGTGATACTCGGCTCAACGCATGCGGCAACCGGACTACGCTGTTATCATCGCGCACCAGTAATGCAGCTAGAGCGACCGGACACATTGCAATGGAATCATGAAGCCCGAAGCTGCAAACCTTCTGTTCGTTCATCTCTGGCATCCGTGGCGATTGAGCTTCATGATGATTGCAAAGACCTCGAACAGTGAACCTGTTGTGGCGTGACTTTTGGAGAACACCGAGCGTG from the Cercospora beticola chromosome 9, complete sequence genome contains:
- a CDS encoding uncharacterized protein (BUSCO:EOG09261DG0): MSSVESLRHAALTAKQDQLKSLASSHSAELRALLAVYNTINDNTSLNSLVNAKFGADSVTEDEAVFLRDHDLSSGRTFDATLLAIRPPPASTPQQQPSDASISVSKLESTPAGFSGPRDGTPSAAAAPKQGIVTAKADETAISIPEVASTVHEPLPALNKASAYPSPSIQATREASPTAAVAQPVDVAAPLPVEDAQLSASTKQLLDQQRPASPAKTVHLPPQEVQEEGLREREAAEAQRKLEPEVKSTQRLHAPNAEAASSPSSTVGAHSAATPQAPQESPDTSPDSELAVEVPKDLQPTPEQIREKEEHDRVLEAQKEIARQEALGDVSTPDDQLKWEERAAAAREATERASREDVGGPEPDVKDSARQTEAEEAVGEVEMDQPEEPVEGPSVKDAKPALEDVDEEAASRTNMQDDGDNITVSTRDRPQLSVDTAKQHPPVEPEESTPAVTPAPPRMTTRVSSGAMRQKSVSEILGQDRAHSQSADNTPASRKDLHSPAAVSPLTQRHQHDNSGTLRRDSTLTQSTRPPRLLAQYRQPDDIDSAIDQLERLKGAADDPDKDYLEPLFRIQAHESPNSRTRTLPELIKMVPKALSTDDHFISLHERLDFRMLRRIYQLQNANKWSLRQMEKQKEPPQPFTHHDHMMEEMRWMRKDFRAERQMKKSVCAWLAQRCADWCHADAEERTKMQVKVKKTDEGTESVPDLDGGESAREDDLDPPTPREGSPIPTTVVVPPELKGTIDRLDKSGKLSKALATLPHAGLLDLAGRHPNQSYTAVSKFVEGRVLPTVSRPSLKRSRYEYDDEDEFLDAQPKSKRLRENARSDPEGSDCALFDPVNKPIRDRLHSNNAFRPPSEFLMPNTQFYEYRAGSQWIWEDDQKLRKLAKDYSFNWSLIADEMSLSTRYKSSAERRTPWECFERWVDLESLPADMRKTVYFKTWYARLEQAQQASERRYQQQVQAIQQQAAQNGAPSHVPMRRKTTPTRVEKRRSTRYLWMVEGFRKLAKKREQAAWKQAETARAAAQRKTQADANPPVRSMKMTPQEFSKKRAERDAAMLEQARQHRAKIIEAQRQQLAAARAAQQMQMAGGPQAQAAAGQQRPPGANMPAQQAQMQVNGQQVPNVNAQMAASQQGRANLQMAQRNGHLAPPHVNGQGIPQAQMQARAPQMAQHANLQAQPHPQQMRNPQYAGQQYPVANGNTVPTQQVSAHTTTQQQLQENQALLAAFQRSQQQQQQGNSTHNGNQQMNGSPSMPPPPTPQTAPQKLSSGHTPQIFAIQNQLRAANPSLSDEQIQALAIQQLSKQTGQQSSNQARQNAMNAASGMANQGQAGVPSQAYQQKQGQYVQRPVANGVNGMYSQVNGAANTQQQTGAAMSSQGNTNSSQAQEDYRAQLMRNQQLQMPQMRQMQSPNANHAQLYSSPVANNASPHMAATSPGQSPYQNVNQMSQVAGANGQRPVSRSNTPQMQRLSSSGSVNTVGNNGGMQSPGALSMPQNSPRSLPASMAQ